A genomic stretch from Nitrospira defluvii includes:
- a CDS encoding cobalamin B12-binding domain-containing protein, giving the protein MAIAAAPLRVLIGKVGLDGHDRGVKLVARALRDAGVEIIYTGLHQTPEQVVATAIQEDVHAIGLSIHSGAHNSLFPRVLHLLRERGAGDIALFGGGIIPDEDVPRLKAAGVQMLFRPATPMQDILDFVKGLHVKH; this is encoded by the coding sequence ATGGCAATAGCAGCGGCCCCCCTGCGGGTTTTGATCGGGAAAGTCGGACTGGACGGACATGACCGAGGCGTCAAACTCGTGGCACGCGCCCTCCGGGATGCCGGTGTCGAGATCATTTATACCGGGCTTCACCAGACTCCGGAGCAGGTTGTGGCCACCGCCATCCAGGAGGATGTCCATGCCATCGGCCTCAGCATCCATTCCGGCGCGCATAACTCGCTGTTTCCCCGGGTGCTGCACCTGCTGCGGGAACGGGGTGCCGGGGACATCGCCCTATTCGGCGGAGGGATCATCCCCGATGAGGATGTGCCGCGGCTGAAGGCGGCCGGTGTACAGATGTTATTTCGACCCGCGACACCGATGCAGGACATCCTGGACTTTGTGAAGGGGCTCCACGTCAAACACTGA
- a CDS encoding MmgE/PrpD family protein — protein sequence MLADHLAQYTRSLCDDDLPDLVVHEVKRRLLDSLGCAFGAWNGPPCSIARKLAQSVKVLNGATVWGTGHRTLPDLAAFANGAMVRYLDFNDTYLAKEPAHPSDNIAAVVAAGEAVHASGARVIQAIALAYEIQCRLCDAAALRPRGWDHVTYGPISSALGAAKVMKLSEAQTRQAINLAAVANVTLRQTRVGDLSMWKACAFSNAARNGLFAAQLARLGMTGPAPIFEGDKGFMKLVSGPFELPKLGGQPATTGASVPFKILDTYIKHVPVEYHAQTAVEAALTLRAELITEGGPDAIHNLADVEIGSYEVAREIIGRDPEKWRPATRETADHSFPYCVAAALLDGRLTLQSFSAKRLSDPTLRTLMSHIRVVRLPEFDGAYPDRMPTRLTVTTTKGTTHRTQVDLPLGHPTRPLSDQQVEDKFRRLASRRISATRLARLIETVWNLEQVEDIATVMPLLKVTT from the coding sequence ATGTTGGCCGATCACCTTGCACAGTACACGCGTTCACTCTGTGACGACGACCTTCCGGACCTCGTGGTGCATGAGGTCAAACGACGATTGTTGGACAGCCTGGGCTGCGCATTCGGCGCCTGGAACGGCCCCCCCTGCTCCATTGCGCGCAAGCTGGCCCAGTCGGTAAAAGTGTTGAACGGTGCAACGGTGTGGGGCACAGGGCACAGAACCCTGCCGGATCTCGCGGCCTTTGCCAATGGCGCCATGGTTCGCTATCTGGATTTCAACGACACCTACCTGGCGAAGGAGCCGGCCCACCCTTCCGACAATATCGCAGCGGTCGTCGCGGCGGGAGAAGCGGTCCATGCCTCTGGCGCCCGTGTCATCCAAGCCATCGCGCTGGCCTATGAGATCCAGTGCCGGCTCTGCGATGCCGCGGCGTTGCGGCCTCGAGGGTGGGACCATGTCACGTACGGACCGATCTCCTCTGCGCTCGGCGCAGCCAAGGTGATGAAACTGTCGGAAGCGCAGACGCGTCAGGCGATCAACTTGGCCGCGGTGGCGAACGTCACCCTGCGGCAAACCCGAGTCGGCGACCTCTCCATGTGGAAAGCGTGCGCGTTCTCGAACGCCGCGCGTAACGGTCTGTTTGCGGCCCAGCTGGCCAGGCTGGGCATGACGGGACCAGCGCCGATTTTTGAGGGCGACAAGGGATTCATGAAGCTGGTGTCCGGGCCCTTCGAACTGCCGAAGCTTGGTGGTCAGCCGGCCACGACCGGCGCGTCGGTTCCCTTCAAGATTCTCGACACCTACATCAAGCATGTTCCGGTCGAGTACCATGCCCAGACGGCCGTTGAGGCCGCCTTGACGCTGCGTGCGGAGCTGATCACGGAAGGGGGGCCTGACGCGATCCACAACCTGGCCGATGTGGAGATCGGCAGTTATGAGGTGGCGCGAGAAATTATCGGGCGCGATCCGGAGAAGTGGCGCCCCGCAACGAGAGAAACCGCCGACCATAGTTTTCCCTACTGCGTCGCCGCGGCCCTGTTGGACGGCCGCCTGACACTCCAATCCTTCAGCGCTAAACGGCTGTCTGATCCGACGCTGCGCACACTCATGAGTCACATCCGCGTGGTTCGATTACCGGAATTCGACGGGGCCTACCCCGACCGGATGCCGACCCGTCTCACGGTCACCACCACCAAGGGCACCACTCACCGCACGCAAGTCGACCTGCCCTTGGGTCACCCGACTCGTCCCCTGTCGGATCAGCAAGTGGAGGATAAGTTCCGACGCCTGGCATCGAGGCGCATCAGCGCGACACGACTCGCCCGTCTCATCGAGACCGTTTGGAACTTGGAGCAGGTGGAGGACATCGCCACCGTGATGCCGCTCCTCAAGGTCACAACATGA
- a CDS encoding enoyl-CoA hydratase-related protein, with the protein MRRFATLMVESQGTMARITLNRPQRRNAFDSVMVAELGQAFETLEQEPTLRGIVLAAAGSVFCAGADIRWMQAESPVSEAHARNDAQQLTCMLRAVDHCICPVIARVQGPAFGGGLGLLAACDIVVASEDATFALSETTLGLIPAVIAPLLLRKAGVSFLRRYGLTGERFDAATARRFLLVHDIVPPHALDDRIAELSDAIMRLAPRAVRDSKVLFRRMPALTDHDCWSLGVDVNASARSGPEAAEGLSAFINKRLPSWAQTSGRQTEEASTSEHGSLRNT; encoded by the coding sequence ATGCGGCGATTCGCAACCCTCATGGTTGAATCACAGGGCACGATGGCCAGAATTACGCTCAACCGTCCGCAGCGGCGCAATGCCTTCGACAGTGTGATGGTGGCCGAACTCGGGCAGGCCTTTGAGACCCTGGAACAGGAACCCACGTTGAGAGGCATCGTGTTGGCTGCGGCTGGTTCCGTGTTCTGCGCCGGAGCCGACATTCGCTGGATGCAGGCAGAATCGCCCGTCTCCGAGGCCCACGCCAGGAATGATGCGCAACAGCTGACGTGCATGCTCCGTGCGGTCGATCACTGTATTTGCCCGGTCATCGCAAGGGTGCAGGGGCCGGCCTTCGGAGGCGGACTCGGTCTGCTGGCAGCCTGCGATATCGTCGTGGCGTCGGAGGATGCGACGTTTGCGCTGAGCGAAACCACACTCGGATTGATCCCGGCGGTCATCGCTCCATTGCTGCTGCGGAAAGCCGGGGTGTCCTTTCTCCGACGGTATGGTCTGACCGGCGAGAGGTTCGACGCCGCCACGGCCCGGCGGTTCCTGTTGGTGCATGACATTGTTCCACCGCATGCGCTTGACGATCGCATCGCCGAACTGTCGGACGCCATCATGAGGCTGGCTCCTCGCGCAGTCAGGGACAGCAAAGTCCTTTTTCGTCGCATGCCGGCCTTGACCGATCACGACTGCTGGTCTCTCGGCGTGGATGTGAACGCGAGCGCTCGCAGTGGACCGGAAGCCGCGGAAGGCCTCTCGGCATTTATCAACAAGCGGTTGCCGTCCTGGGCTCAGACATCCGGGCGGCAAACGGAGGAGGCGAGTACGTCGGAACATGGCTCTCTCCGGAACACATGA
- a CDS encoding acyl-CoA mutase large subunit family protein: MSERTSRFTSLSGLSIEPVYTPDHLKDWHADQDLGLPGTFPYTRGIHPTMYRGRLWTMRQFAGFGSAEDTNRRFHYLLHQGQTGLSVAFDLPTLMGLDSDDPRAQGEVGHCGVAISSLADMERLFDGIPLDQVTTSMTINGPAAVLFAMYLAVAQKRGIPFSQLGGTIQNDILKEYIAQKEWLFPPEPHMALIVDTIAYCAAHVPKWHPISISGYHIREAGSTAVQELAFTLYDGLTYVDAAVKAGLDVDAFAPQLSFFFNVHNDFFEEIAKFRAARRLWAREMERRYHPKNPRSLQLRCHAQTAGCSLTAQQPMNNVVRTSLQALAAVLGGTQSLHTNSMDESLALPTEEAVTLALRTQQIIAAESETVNTVDPLGGSYFVESLTNRLEAGAQDYFRRLDAMGGMIRAIERGYPQREILDASQRYQRELERGERSLVGVTKYVENTQRPIPILRIGPEVEQEQVARLSDLRKSRDPFRMAGALEEVQETAACHQNLMPALIEAVLAKATVGEICSALREVYGTYREPVVL; the protein is encoded by the coding sequence ATGAGTGAGCGGACATCTCGATTCACCTCCCTCTCCGGTCTCTCGATCGAACCGGTCTACACACCGGACCACCTCAAAGACTGGCATGCCGATCAGGATCTCGGCCTCCCGGGCACCTTTCCTTACACCCGCGGCATCCATCCGACCATGTATCGTGGCCGCCTTTGGACGATGCGGCAATTCGCCGGCTTCGGCTCGGCAGAGGATACCAACCGGCGCTTCCACTACTTACTTCATCAAGGCCAAACCGGACTGAGTGTGGCCTTCGACTTGCCGACGTTGATGGGACTCGACTCGGATGATCCACGAGCACAGGGCGAAGTGGGCCATTGCGGCGTGGCAATTTCTTCACTTGCCGACATGGAACGACTCTTCGACGGGATCCCGCTCGATCAGGTCACGACCTCGATGACGATCAACGGGCCGGCTGCCGTGCTCTTCGCCATGTACCTCGCCGTTGCCCAGAAACGCGGCATTCCGTTTTCGCAACTCGGCGGAACCATCCAAAACGACATCCTGAAGGAATATATCGCGCAAAAGGAGTGGCTCTTCCCTCCGGAACCCCATATGGCATTGATCGTCGACACGATCGCCTACTGCGCCGCCCATGTGCCGAAATGGCATCCGATCAGTATCAGCGGCTATCACATCCGTGAAGCCGGTTCGACGGCTGTCCAGGAACTCGCTTTTACTCTGTACGACGGGCTGACATACGTGGACGCCGCCGTGAAGGCCGGGCTCGATGTCGACGCATTCGCCCCGCAATTGTCGTTCTTCTTCAACGTCCACAACGACTTCTTTGAGGAGATCGCCAAGTTCCGTGCGGCTCGACGACTGTGGGCGCGTGAAATGGAACGGCGTTATCATCCGAAGAACCCGCGCTCGCTCCAGCTCCGTTGCCATGCACAGACCGCCGGATGCTCCCTCACCGCTCAGCAACCGATGAATAACGTCGTGCGGACCAGCCTCCAGGCATTGGCAGCGGTGCTGGGTGGCACCCAGTCGCTCCATACGAACTCGATGGACGAATCCCTGGCACTGCCCACGGAAGAGGCGGTGACACTCGCCCTGAGAACCCAACAAATCATTGCCGCCGAGAGCGAAACCGTGAACACCGTCGATCCCCTGGGCGGATCGTATTTTGTCGAATCGTTGACGAATCGTCTGGAAGCAGGGGCACAAGACTATTTTCGCCGGTTGGACGCTATGGGGGGCATGATTCGAGCCATCGAACGTGGCTATCCGCAGCGCGAGATACTTGACGCGTCGCAACGGTATCAGCGGGAGCTCGAACGAGGCGAGCGGAGTCTGGTCGGCGTCACCAAATATGTGGAGAACACTCAACGGCCGATTCCCATTTTACGGATCGGTCCCGAGGTGGAACAGGAGCAGGTGGCGCGGCTGTCCGATCTGCGCAAATCACGCGATCCTTTCCGAATGGCCGGCGCGTTAGAGGAAGTGCAGGAGACGGCAGCCTGCCATCAGAATCTCATGCCCGCGCTCATTGAGGCGGTCCTGGCGAAAGCGACGGTGGGCGAGATCTGCAGCGCATTACGCGAGGTGTATGGAACCTACCGCGAACCGGTGGTGTTGTGA
- a CDS encoding hydroxymethylglutaryl-CoA lyase: protein MALSGTHDLRRSSVRIIEVSPRDGLQHESTFLPTARKIALINALSRTGVAEIEAGSFVSPTAIPQLADADEVFRSIERLPGVTYSALVPNARGFERARAAAVTKIALFTAASDSFTRHNIKATVDESLMRFGPIVRAAKRDDMLVRAYISTVVFCPYEGRIAPPRVLDVMKQLLDLGVDELSLGETVGKAAPSDLRMLLDTVIPHIDPARLSLHCHDTYGMGIANILTAWDEYGLTAFDCSAGGLGGCPYAPGASGNVATEDVVFALKASGAVVPVDERLVAACAQQLAESLRRPLSSRLSYVPRHCEPAATVKV from the coding sequence ATGGCTCTCTCCGGAACACATGACCTGCGTCGGTCGTCCGTCCGCATTATCGAGGTCTCCCCGCGCGACGGATTGCAGCACGAGTCCACCTTTCTGCCCACGGCGCGGAAGATTGCCCTGATCAACGCCCTATCGCGAACCGGCGTAGCGGAGATCGAGGCCGGCTCGTTCGTCTCCCCCACGGCCATTCCGCAGTTAGCGGATGCAGACGAAGTCTTCCGGAGCATCGAACGCCTCCCCGGTGTCACCTATTCGGCCCTGGTGCCGAACGCGCGCGGCTTCGAGCGGGCCCGAGCCGCAGCCGTCACCAAGATTGCCTTGTTCACCGCCGCTTCGGACAGTTTCACCCGGCACAACATCAAAGCCACGGTCGATGAATCACTGATGCGGTTTGGGCCGATCGTCAGAGCAGCCAAACGTGACGATATGTTGGTGCGCGCCTACATCTCCACCGTCGTGTTCTGTCCCTATGAAGGACGTATCGCGCCGCCGCGCGTCCTGGATGTCATGAAACAACTGCTCGATCTCGGCGTGGATGAGCTGTCCTTGGGCGAAACCGTCGGCAAGGCCGCACCATCTGACCTCCGAATGTTACTGGATACCGTGATCCCCCACATCGACCCGGCCCGGTTGTCGCTGCATTGTCACGACACCTATGGCATGGGGATCGCGAATATCCTCACGGCCTGGGACGAATATGGACTCACGGCCTTTGACTGTTCGGCTGGAGGTCTGGGTGGTTGCCCCTATGCGCCGGGCGCCTCCGGCAATGTGGCGACGGAAGATGTGGTCTTTGCTCTGAAAGCCTCCGGCGCGGTGGTGCCGGTCGATGAACGGCTGGTGGCAGCTTGCGCGCAACAGTTGGCCGAATCGCTACGGCGTCCGCTCAGCTCCCGACTTTCTTACGTGCCGCGCCATTGCGAGCCAGCGGCAACGGTAAAGGTGTGA
- a CDS encoding MBL fold metallo-hydrolase — protein sequence MKLGAFEIYPVTDGRFRLDGGAMFGVVPKTLWERCCPADDLNRIPLSLTCLLINAHGKHVLVDTGLGDKEDAKFQSIFAVERRPTLRESLAQRGLSPDDIHLVVNTHLHFDHAGGNTVTAEAQIVKPAFPKAAYCVQLGEYEDAVQANERTRASYRHDNLTPVSHAGQWEFIRGDTELLPGITAVVTAGHTRYHQSVKVESDGETAFFLGDLIPTVSHLPLPYIMGYDLNPVRTLDTKRLVLEQAVAEHWLLIFEHDPLVQAGHIRKTAEGRYVLEEVRLWQ from the coding sequence ATGAAACTCGGAGCGTTTGAGATCTATCCCGTGACGGACGGCCGGTTTCGATTGGACGGCGGGGCTATGTTCGGCGTCGTCCCGAAAACGCTCTGGGAACGATGCTGCCCCGCGGATGACCTCAACCGCATTCCGCTGAGCCTGACCTGTCTGTTGATCAACGCGCACGGCAAACATGTCCTGGTGGATACAGGGCTCGGCGACAAGGAAGATGCCAAATTCCAGTCGATTTTTGCGGTCGAGCGCAGGCCGACGTTACGCGAATCCCTCGCACAACGGGGCCTCAGCCCTGACGACATCCATTTGGTGGTAAACACGCATCTGCACTTCGACCATGCGGGAGGCAACACCGTTACAGCAGAAGCCCAGATTGTGAAACCGGCTTTTCCAAAAGCAGCCTATTGCGTTCAACTGGGAGAATACGAAGACGCGGTCCAGGCTAATGAACGGACGAGGGCCAGTTATCGCCACGACAATTTAACCCCCGTCTCCCATGCCGGACAGTGGGAATTTATCCGGGGAGACACGGAACTCCTTCCCGGCATCACCGCCGTGGTCACCGCCGGGCATACCCGATACCATCAAAGTGTGAAAGTGGAGTCCGATGGAGAGACCGCATTTTTTCTGGGTGATCTCATCCCCACCGTCTCGCATCTGCCTCTTCCCTACATCATGGGATACGACCTCAACCCGGTCCGGACCCTGGACACGAAACGGTTGGTCCTGGAGCAAGCCGTGGCAGAGCATTGGTTGTTGATCTTTGAACATGATCCCTTGGTCCAAGCCGGTCATATCCGAAAGACAGCCGAAGGACGATATGTGCTGGAGGAGGTGCGGCTATGGCAATAG
- the meaB gene encoding methylmalonyl Co-A mutase-associated GTPase MeaB, with product MDQACLDRSFMRLEAETLADQIARGEIRAIARVMSLIENRDPVGTAVLAQLTPSRTQASVIGITGYPGTGKSTLIDQLITAYRRLGQKVGVLAVDISSPITGGAILGDRIRMQQHANDPMVFIRSMATRGHQGGLAGTTGEALRVLKAAAYDVMLIETVGVGQNELEIVQIAPIVVAVVAPGLGDEIQAMKAGLLEVADIVVMNKADHDGADRTMRDLREQCRTVLRTVAHTGEGISELIAVIAEYRRVQDLNGPRWGKPAERPMHPGATSGS from the coding sequence GTGGACCAGGCCTGTCTCGATCGATCGTTCATGCGGCTCGAAGCCGAGACCCTGGCAGATCAGATCGCAAGGGGTGAGATTCGGGCCATCGCGCGCGTCATGTCACTCATTGAAAACCGGGACCCGGTCGGAACGGCAGTCCTGGCGCAACTCACGCCTTCGCGTACGCAGGCTTCGGTGATCGGCATAACCGGATATCCTGGAACCGGGAAGAGCACGTTGATTGATCAACTCATCACCGCCTACCGGCGACTCGGACAGAAGGTCGGTGTGTTGGCGGTCGATATCAGCAGTCCCATCACGGGTGGTGCGATATTGGGCGACCGCATCCGGATGCAGCAGCATGCAAATGATCCCATGGTCTTCATCCGGAGCATGGCGACACGCGGGCACCAGGGTGGGCTCGCAGGCACCACCGGTGAGGCGCTCCGGGTGCTGAAGGCGGCAGCCTATGATGTGATGCTGATCGAAACGGTCGGCGTCGGGCAGAACGAACTGGAAATCGTGCAGATCGCTCCTATCGTGGTCGCGGTGGTGGCACCGGGGCTCGGTGACGAGATCCAGGCCATGAAGGCGGGGTTACTGGAGGTCGCAGACATTGTCGTCATGAACAAGGCCGATCATGACGGCGCCGACCGCACCATGCGAGATCTACGCGAACAGTGCCGGACGGTGCTTCGGACCGTCGCCCATACAGGCGAAGGCATCTCGGAATTGATCGCCGTCATCGCGGAATACCGACGAGTCCAGGACCTTAACGGGCCGAGATGGGGCAAGCCTGCGGAACGCCCCATGCACCCTGGAGCAACAAGCGGAAGCTAG
- the prpB gene encoding methylisocitrate lyase — protein sequence MTTERSTISKGQRLRELLATRTIAMPGAFNALTALQIERAGFDALYVSGATISAARGLPDIGLISLAEMAADAAVIANAVAIPALVDADTGYGPPSMVREAVREFERAGLAGMQLEDQETAKKCGHLPGKRVVPIEDMVAKLTAAVQARSHPDFLIVARTDARAVEGMEAAIRRAKAYADAGADILFPEALLSAEEFGAFAREMTQSGVHVPLMANMTEFGKTPYLRVSEFEALGYRAVLFPVSALRVAARAVETLLAELTCVGTQREWLDRMMPRQELYDLLRYDDHDASTGRPHERGHTRTSGS from the coding sequence ATGACGACCGAGCGATCGACCATCAGCAAAGGACAGCGCCTGCGGGAATTATTGGCAACCAGAACCATCGCCATGCCCGGCGCCTTCAACGCGCTGACGGCCTTGCAGATTGAGCGGGCCGGGTTCGATGCTCTCTATGTGTCGGGAGCGACCATTTCTGCCGCGCGTGGCCTGCCGGACATCGGGCTGATCTCGCTGGCGGAGATGGCGGCCGATGCCGCCGTGATCGCGAACGCCGTGGCGATCCCGGCGCTGGTCGATGCAGACACGGGGTACGGACCGCCGTCGATGGTCAGGGAGGCCGTCCGGGAGTTTGAACGGGCCGGATTGGCCGGCATGCAACTCGAAGATCAGGAAACGGCCAAGAAGTGCGGCCATCTTCCGGGAAAACGAGTGGTCCCCATCGAAGACATGGTTGCCAAGCTCACCGCTGCCGTCCAGGCACGAAGCCATCCCGATTTTCTCATTGTGGCACGTACAGACGCGCGCGCCGTCGAAGGCATGGAGGCAGCCATTCGCCGCGCCAAGGCCTATGCCGACGCGGGGGCGGATATCCTCTTTCCAGAGGCCCTGTTGTCCGCGGAGGAGTTCGGAGCCTTCGCCCGCGAGATGACACAATCCGGCGTGCACGTGCCGCTCATGGCCAACATGACAGAGTTCGGTAAGACGCCCTATTTGCGTGTGAGCGAATTTGAAGCCCTGGGCTACCGCGCGGTGCTGTTTCCCGTCAGTGCGTTGCGTGTCGCCGCGCGCGCGGTCGAGACACTTCTGGCCGAACTCACGTGCGTCGGAACTCAGCGAGAGTGGCTTGATCGCATGATGCCCAGACAGGAACTCTACGACCTGCTTCGCTATGACGATCACGACGCATCTACAGGGAGGCCCCATGAACGAGGTCATACACGAACAAGCGGCAGCTAA
- a CDS encoding citrate/2-methylcitrate synthase yields the protein MNEVIHEQAAAKVAHHTGYSPGLEGVIAGESEICQVDEGDSGLRYRGYAIGDLADWSSFEEVAHLLLVGRLPTGTELHTFSDLIMRNRQLPDPVERFLETLRPGLHQMDVLRTGMSLLGMTDPDAQDASPESTLRKSIRLLGQVPCLVAECHRRLAGGQPVTRDHSGGFAEHLLRLIVGELRGELGSAMTQALNVSLILYAEHEFNASTFSARVTASTLTDLHGALTAAVATLKGPLHGGANEAVASMLIEIGTPERAESWVRNALASKHRVMGFGHRVLKQGDARSTIIQRHAERLSRLCHDGRWYDIASTIDRIMLVEKGLRPNLDFYTAVAYLLMSIPAELSTPLFVCSRITGWCAHVMEQQQHNRLIRPRARYTGPSPRTYEPLHRRI from the coding sequence ATGAACGAGGTCATACACGAACAAGCGGCAGCTAAGGTCGCACATCACACCGGCTACAGCCCAGGACTCGAAGGCGTGATCGCCGGCGAATCAGAAATCTGCCAGGTAGATGAGGGAGACTCCGGCCTCCGGTATCGAGGGTATGCCATCGGCGATCTTGCGGACTGGAGCAGTTTCGAAGAAGTTGCCCACCTGCTGCTGGTCGGGCGATTACCGACAGGCACAGAGTTACACACATTCTCCGATCTGATCATGCGCAATCGGCAGTTGCCGGATCCGGTGGAGCGGTTCCTCGAAACCCTGCGTCCAGGGCTGCACCAGATGGACGTGTTGCGGACCGGAATGTCACTGCTGGGGATGACGGATCCCGACGCGCAGGACGCATCACCGGAAAGTACCCTTCGCAAATCGATACGGTTGTTAGGCCAAGTTCCCTGTCTCGTCGCCGAATGTCATCGGAGACTGGCAGGCGGGCAACCTGTGACGCGTGACCACTCCGGCGGATTTGCAGAGCATCTGCTGCGCCTCATCGTCGGAGAGCTACGGGGCGAGCTCGGCAGCGCCATGACGCAAGCCTTGAACGTGTCGCTGATCCTCTATGCGGAGCACGAGTTCAATGCCTCCACCTTTTCAGCCCGGGTCACGGCATCTACCCTGACGGATCTGCACGGCGCCCTGACGGCTGCGGTGGCCACCCTGAAAGGTCCGCTCCACGGAGGCGCCAATGAGGCCGTGGCCTCGATGCTGATCGAGATCGGCACGCCGGAACGGGCGGAGTCTTGGGTGCGCAACGCTCTCGCCAGTAAACATCGCGTGATGGGATTCGGCCATCGTGTGCTCAAACAGGGCGACGCCCGGTCAACGATCATCCAGCGCCATGCGGAACGTTTAAGCCGACTGTGCCACGATGGTCGGTGGTATGACATCGCTTCGACCATCGACCGCATCATGCTGGTCGAAAAGGGGCTCCGTCCGAATCTCGATTTTTACACGGCCGTCGCCTACTTGCTGATGAGTATTCCGGCTGAACTGTCTACCCCGCTGTTTGTCTGTTCCCGAATCACCGGATGGTGCGCCCATGTCATGGAGCAGCAGCAACACAATCGTCTCATCCGACCGCGGGCTCGGTATACCGGCCCGTCGCCGAGGACCTATGAGCCTCTTCACCGGCGCATCTGA
- a CDS encoding carboxyl transferase domain-containing protein produces the protein MRALNTAVNRDSEEFLHNRSYYEQLSADLQKHLALSQAGGPADAVALQKQRGKLTARERITALLDPGSPWLELSPLAAFGLYDNHVPSAGIITGIGSVSGRFCVITANDATVKGGTYFPLTIKKHLRAQEIALENRLPSIYLVDSGGVFLPLQAEVFADKEHFGRIFFNQARMSAAGIPQIAVVMGMCTAGGAYVPAMCDENIIVKGTGTIYLAGPPLVKAATGEEVTSEELGGADLHTRLSGVSDHLAEHDLDALELCRASVATLGRRPPNIRRERIDEPLYPAGDLYGIIPRNPRQAWDIREVMARLVDGSRWHEFKARYGPTLVCGFAHWMGHLIGIVANNGVLLPESSLKGAHFVQLCSQRRIPLLFLQNITGFMVGKEYEGKGIIKDGAKMVQAVATADVPKLTLVVGASHGAGNYAMCGRAYGPRFLFTWPNARISVMGAQQAAQVLVTVKQQQRARDRSPLSDDERRRITDSTVQQFEQEGSPYFSSAHLWDDGILDPMETRRVIGICLDIATAAPSKDSRAPVFRM, from the coding sequence ATGCGTGCGCTGAACACCGCCGTGAATCGTGACTCCGAAGAATTCCTCCATAACCGGTCGTATTACGAACAGCTGTCGGCCGACTTGCAGAAGCATCTCGCGCTCTCGCAGGCGGGCGGCCCGGCCGATGCGGTGGCGCTGCAGAAGCAACGCGGTAAGCTGACCGCACGCGAACGGATCACCGCCCTGCTCGATCCGGGCTCGCCCTGGCTCGAACTGAGCCCCCTCGCCGCCTTCGGCCTTTACGATAATCACGTGCCCTCTGCCGGGATCATCACCGGCATCGGTTCCGTGTCCGGACGGTTCTGCGTCATTACGGCCAACGACGCCACCGTCAAAGGCGGCACCTATTTTCCCTTGACTATCAAAAAGCACTTGCGGGCACAAGAGATCGCGCTGGAGAACCGTCTCCCGTCGATTTACCTCGTCGACTCAGGCGGCGTGTTCCTACCCTTGCAGGCGGAGGTCTTCGCCGACAAGGAGCATTTCGGGCGGATCTTCTTTAACCAGGCCCGCATGTCCGCGGCCGGCATCCCGCAGATTGCCGTCGTCATGGGCATGTGCACGGCCGGCGGCGCCTATGTCCCGGCGATGTGCGACGAAAACATCATCGTCAAGGGCACCGGGACTATTTATCTGGCCGGACCACCGCTCGTGAAGGCCGCGACCGGTGAGGAGGTCACCAGCGAGGAACTCGGCGGAGCCGACCTCCACACGCGCCTGTCGGGTGTCAGCGACCACTTGGCGGAACACGATCTCGACGCGCTTGAACTCTGTCGTGCCTCAGTCGCCACATTGGGGCGCCGGCCGCCGAACATCAGGCGCGAGCGCATCGATGAGCCGCTGTATCCGGCCGGCGACCTCTATGGAATTATTCCCCGCAATCCCCGCCAGGCCTGGGACATTCGCGAGGTCATGGCACGCCTCGTGGACGGGAGCCGCTGGCATGAGTTCAAGGCGCGATATGGACCGACGCTGGTCTGCGGCTTCGCCCATTGGATGGGCCATTTGATCGGCATCGTCGCCAATAACGGCGTGCTGCTCCCAGAGTCTTCGCTGAAAGGCGCGCATTTCGTCCAACTCTGTTCGCAGCGCCGGATTCCCTTGTTGTTTCTCCAGAACATCACCGGGTTCATGGTCGGCAAGGAGTACGAAGGCAAAGGCATCATCAAGGACGGGGCCAAGATGGTGCAGGCGGTGGCCACCGCGGACGTGCCCAAATTGACCCTCGTCGTCGGGGCCTCCCACGGGGCCGGCAATTACGCCATGTGCGGCCGAGCGTACGGGCCGCGATTCCTCTTTACCTGGCCCAACGCCAGGATCTCGGTCATGGGCGCACAACAGGCTGCCCAGGTTCTGGTCACGGTGAAGCAGCAGCAACGGGCACGGGACCGCTCCCCCTTATCCGACGACGAACGGCGGCGGATCACTGATTCCACCGTGCAGCAATTTGAACAGGAAGGGAGCCCCTATTTCAGCAGCGCCCATCTGTGGGATGACGGCATCCTTGATCCCATGGAGACGCGCAGGGTGATAGGGATCTGTCTCGACATTGCAACAGCGGCACCAAGCAAAGACAGTCGGGCGCCGGTGTTCCGCATGTAG